A part of Lacinutrix sp. 5H-3-7-4 genomic DNA contains:
- the der gene encoding ribosome biogenesis GTPase Der: protein MSNIVAIVGRPNVGKSTFFNRLIQRREAIVDAVSGVTRDRHYGKSDWNGKEFSLIDTGGYVKGSDDIFEAEIDKQVELAIEEADAIIFMVDVEAGVTGMDEDVARLLRKVTKPVFLVVNKVDNGKRAEDAVEFYSLGLGDYFTIASINGSGTGDLLDALVEALPEQEEEEEKDELPRFAVVGRPNAGKSSFINALIGEDRYIVTDIAGTTRDAIDTKYNRFGFDFNLVDTAGIRKKSKVKEDLEFYSVMRSVRAIEHSDVCLLVVDANRGFDGQVQNIFWLAERNRKGIVILVNKWDLVEKDNKTTNEFEKYIRSQIEPFTDVPIVFISALTKQRIYKAIETAVEVYKNRSKKIKTSVLNDTLLPIIENYPPPAYKGKFVKIKYIMQLPTPQPQFAFFCNLPQYVREPYKRFLENKLRDLFDFEGVPVSVYMRKK, encoded by the coding sequence ATGAGTAATATAGTAGCTATAGTAGGAAGACCAAATGTTGGAAAATCAACATTCTTTAACCGTTTAATACAACGTCGTGAGGCGATTGTAGATGCCGTTAGTGGAGTGACTAGAGATCGCCATTATGGTAAAAGTGATTGGAATGGAAAAGAATTCTCCTTAATAGATACTGGAGGTTATGTTAAAGGAAGTGACGATATTTTTGAAGCCGAAATAGATAAACAAGTAGAGTTAGCTATTGAAGAAGCAGATGCTATAATTTTTATGGTAGATGTAGAAGCTGGAGTTACAGGAATGGATGAAGATGTTGCTAGACTATTACGAAAAGTAACAAAACCAGTTTTTTTAGTTGTAAATAAAGTCGATAACGGAAAAAGAGCAGAAGATGCAGTAGAGTTTTATAGTCTTGGTTTAGGAGATTATTTTACAATAGCAAGTATAAACGGAAGCGGTACAGGAGATTTACTAGACGCATTAGTTGAAGCCTTACCAGAACAGGAAGAAGAAGAAGAAAAAGACGAGTTGCCACGATTTGCTGTAGTTGGTCGTCCTAATGCAGGTAAATCATCATTTATTAATGCTTTAATAGGAGAAGATAGATATATTGTTACAGATATTGCAGGAACCACTCGTGATGCTATAGATACAAAGTATAACCGCTTTGGTTTCGATTTTAATTTAGTTGATACTGCAGGAATTAGAAAAAAATCTAAAGTAAAAGAAGATCTAGAATTTTACTCTGTTATGCGTAGTGTTAGAGCTATAGAACATAGTGATGTATGCTTATTAGTTGTAGATGCAAATAGAGGTTTCGATGGGCAAGTACAAAACATTTTTTGGTTAGCCGAAAGAAATAGAAAAGGTATTGTAATACTAGTTAATAAATGGGATTTAGTAGAAAAAGACAATAAAACTACTAACGAATTTGAAAAATATATTCGTTCTCAAATCGAACCATTTACAGATGTGCCAATTGTATTTATCTCTGCGCTTACAAAGCAACGTATTTATAAAGCAATAGAAACAGCTGTTGAGGTTTATAAAAACCGAAGTAAAAAAATTAAAACAAGTGTTTTAAATGATACTTTACTACCAATAATAGAAAATTATCCACCACCAGCATATAAAGGTAAGTTTGTAAAAATTAAATACATAATGCAACTACCTACACCACAACCACAATTTGCATTTTTCTGTAATTTACCGCAATACGTTAGAGAACCTTACAAGCGTTTTTTAGAAAATAAATTACGTGATTTATTTGATTTTGAAGGTGTTCCGGTAAGTGTATATATGCGTAAAAAATAA